A region of Moorena producens PAL-8-15-08-1 DNA encodes the following proteins:
- a CDS encoding IS4 family transposase: protein MLPTFYQNHLKSQLSLADYIFLKILINLLQLIKKVSLEKLANALPFPIKFESKRKRIQRFLSLPNLTIEKVWLPIVEEVLKTYFTSDQLIYIAIDRTSWGRINLFMVSLIWDKRAFPVYFTLLPKLGSSNLTEQQIILSKVIPLFKNYQICLLGDREFCSVKLAKYLQDLGVYFCLRLKKNEFIEYKKTNWLQLNDLGLVPGVSLFIQGVKVTKTRGFSNFNVACKWQRKLKGIAQKEGWFILTNFEKLELAISAYKKRFNIEEMFRDFKSGGYNLENTKLEDKRFISIVLLIAIAYTSATFQGQTIKRKGIQNYVARVKESGRRERRHSSFYVGLYGQTWMNFKDVCLKLVTELMKLNPNKRKYYQRGLRARSLIESAF, encoded by the coding sequence ATGTTACCAACATTCTACCAAAACCACCTAAAAAGTCAATTAAGTCTAGCCGATTATATTTTTTTAAAAATCCTGATTAATCTTTTACAATTAATCAAGAAAGTCAGTTTGGAAAAGTTAGCAAATGCTCTCCCTTTCCCCATTAAATTTGAAAGCAAAAGAAAAAGAATACAAAGATTTTTATCGCTGCCAAATCTCACCATTGAAAAAGTTTGGCTTCCAATAGTTGAAGAAGTTTTGAAAACATACTTTACCTCGGACCAACTAATTTATATAGCAATAGATCGAACAAGTTGGGGTCGTATTAATTTATTCATGGTTAGCCTCATTTGGGATAAAAGGGCGTTTCCAGTATATTTTACTTTGTTGCCAAAGTTAGGGAGTAGTAATCTAACAGAACAACAAATAATATTGTCAAAAGTTATCCCGCTTTTTAAAAACTATCAAATCTGCCTGTTGGGAGATAGAGAATTTTGCTCTGTCAAATTAGCAAAATACTTACAGGACTTGGGTGTGTATTTTTGCTTACGCTTAAAAAAGAACGAGTTTATTGAATATAAAAAAACTAATTGGCTTCAACTTAATGATTTAGGTTTAGTACCAGGAGTGTCTTTATTTATCCAAGGAGTTAAAGTTACTAAAACTCGTGGATTTTCAAATTTTAATGTGGCTTGTAAGTGGCAACGTAAACTCAAAGGAATAGCGCAGAAAGAAGGATGGTTTATTCTGACAAATTTTGAAAAATTAGAGTTGGCGATTTCCGCTTATAAAAAAAGATTTAATATAGAGGAAATGTTTAGAGATTTCAAGAGTGGTGGTTATAACTTAGAAAACACAAAGCTTGAGGATAAACGGTTTATTTCGATAGTTTTATTGATAGCGATAGCTTACACTTCTGCAACTTTCCAAGGTCAAACTATTAAACGTAAAGGAATACAAAACTATGTAGCTCGTGTAAAAGAATCTGGACGTAGGGAGCGGAGGCATAGCAGTTTTTACGTTGGTTTGTATGGTCAAACCTGGATGAATTTTAAGGATGTTTGTCTAAAATTAGTAACCGAATTAATGAAATTAAATCCTAATAAACGAAAGTATTATCAACGCGGTTTAAGGGCTAGGTCGCTTATAGAATCTGCGTTTTAG